The following are encoded together in the Trichomycterus rosablanca isolate fTriRos1 chromosome 19, fTriRos1.hap1, whole genome shotgun sequence genome:
- the dhh gene encoding desert hedgehog protein: MTLAPRLGLLAAACTCAWLLVTGCGPGPGYGKRSRVRRLTPLAYKQHVPNVSENNLGASGRAEGKISRHSERFNELVCNYNPDIDFKDEERTRADRFMTKRCKDCINRLAIAVINQWPGVRLRVTEAWDEDDNHPPGSLHYEGRAVDITTSDRDIKKYGLLAQLAVEAGFDWVHYESKYHVHCSVKADHSVAVEKGGCFSASGLVTVAAGLQKPVSHLQPGDSVLALSESGNMIFSRVLLFIHLDSKRRFDFLILSTEDGQQLALTANHLIFMAASYKLNHHEYSACFASRVRRGAYVLISGKDGRTHPSKIVSVMQEERIGVYAPLTEHGNLFVDGVLASSYASIEDHRLAHWAFGPVRIMFKLFVADNPRTTTKQGAVEVQTTCSSCQIPSRGQIMNNSSSVVHAMMSKCNHSTCLKKCSCTEYSEHVHDTQAGVHWYAKMLQIIAQIFLNHQTFYV, translated from the exons ATGACGCTGGCACCGCGCCTCGGCCTGCTGGCGGCGGCGTGCACCTGCGCGTGGCTGCTGGTGACCGGCTGCGGACCGGGACCGGGATACGGAAAGCGCTCCCGGGTGCGCAGACTCACTCCTCTAGCCTACAAACAGCACGTCCCTAACGTCTCCGAGAACAACCTGGGAGCCAGCGGGAGAGCCGAGGGGAAGATCAGCCGCCACTCAGAGCGCTTCAACGAGCTGGTGTGCAACTACAACCCCGACATCGACTTCAAAGACGAGGAGCGCACCAGAGCCGACCGCTTCATGACCAAG CGGTGTAAAGATTGCATAAACAGGTTGGCCATTGCAGTTATAAATCAATGGCCGGGTGTTCGACTGCGAGTGACGGAGGCCTGGGATGAGGACGATAATCATCCGCCTGGTTCGTTGCATTATGAAGGCCGTGCTGTGGACATTACCACATCGGACAGGGACATAAAAAAGTACGGCCTTCTGGCTCAGTTGGCGGTGGAAGCCGGATTCGACTGGGTACACTACGAGTCCAAGTATCACGTCCACTGCTCTGTCAAAGCTG ATCACTCAGTTGCAGTGGAGAAAGGAGGTTGTTTCTCAGCATCAGGACTGGTGACTGTGGCTGCAGGACTGCAAAAGCCAGTGTCACATTTACAGCCTGGAGACTCAGTGCTTGCTCTGTCTGAGTCAGGTAACATGATCTTCAGTCGTGTCCTTCTTTTCATACATTTGGACAGTAAAAGGAGGTTCGACTTCTTGATTTTAAGCACAGAAGATGGGCAACAGCTCGCCCTTACTGCCAATCACCTCATCTTCATGGCTGCAAGCTACAAACTAAACCACCACGAGTATTCCGCTTGCTTTGCCAGTCGAGTCAGGCGGGGAGCTTATGTACTAATATCTGGAAAGGATGGTCGCACGCATCCATCAAAAATAGTCTCCGTCATGCAGGAGGAAAGAATTGGAGTTTACGCCCCATTAACAGAACATGGAAACCTATTTGTGGATGGCGTGCTGGCATCCAGCTATGCATCTATTGAGGATCACAGACTGGCACACTGGGCATTTGGGCCTGTTCGCATTATGTTTAAACTATTCGTGGCGGATAATCCTCGAACAACCACCAAACAAGGTGCTGTTGAGGTTCAGACAACGTGTTCCTCTTGCCAAATTCCTTCCAGAGGACAGATAATGAATAACAGTTCAAGTGTGGTGCACGCTATGATGAGTAAATGTAACCACAGTACATGTTTAAAGAAATGTAGTTGTACTGAATATTCTGAGCATGTTCATGACACACAAGCAGGCGTTCACTGGTATGCAAAGATGCTACAAATAATTGCCCAGATTTTTCTGAATCATCAGACATTTTATGTTTGA